From Zingiber officinale cultivar Zhangliang chromosome 5B, Zo_v1.1, whole genome shotgun sequence, the proteins below share one genomic window:
- the LOC121986514 gene encoding uncharacterized protein LOC121986514 encodes MAVITYLEATSSMNPFTAALPLLLLLLLPQDFQAVAADDSLVRDTCMRAANVSIGHVDFESCVEALQSDPATPGATDARGLALISANLTLTNVTRTIYLTETWVQYMNLCQGIYTDMSANVTDAMRTLEAGDLAGAVRKMDWAAIQPNECDLVMFQGDGSSDWGANPLSYQDNYAAFLSSTALAILRSMSVITADDSLVRDTCMRAANDSHVDFESCVEALESDPATAGPTDVRGLALISANLTLTNLTRTIYLAKTWVHYLTLCQKIYTDMSANVTDAIRTLEAGDLAGAVSKMDWAAMQPSECDLLMFQGDGSSDWGANPLSHQDNYAALLAFTALAILRSLN; translated from the coding sequence ATGGCAGTGATCACGTACCTCGAAGCAACGAGCAGTATGAATCCCTTCACCGCCGCCCTccccctccttctcctcctcctccttccccaAGATTTCCAGGCCGTTGCCGCCGATGATTCCCTGGTCAGGGACACATGCATGCGCGCTGCCAACGTCTCCATAGGCCACGTGGACTTCGAGTCCTGCGTGGAAGCTCTGCAGTCGGACCCGGCCACACCCGGCGCCACCGACGCCCGGGGCCTCGCGCTCATATCCGCCAACCTGACGCTGACCAACGTCACCCGCACGATCTACCTCACCGAGACCTGGGTCCAGTACATGAACCTCTGCCAGGGGATCTACACGGATATGAGCGCCAACGTGACGGACGCCATGAGGACGCTGGAAGCGGGGGACCTGGCCGGCGCCGTCAGAAAGATGGATTGGGCCGCGATACAGCCGAACGAGTGCGACCTTGTGATGTTCCAGGGCGACGGCAGCTCTGACTGGGGAGCCAACCCCTTGTCGTATCAGGATAATTACGCCGCGTTCTTGTCTTCCACCGCTTTGGCCATTTTACGCTCCATGTCAGTGATCACCGCCGATGATTCCCTGGTCAGGGACACATGCATGCGCGCTGCCAACGACTCCCACGTGGACTTCGAGTCCTGCGTGGAAGCTCTGGAGTCGGACCCGGCCACCGCCGGCCCCACCGACGTCCGGGGCCTCGCGCTCATATCCGCCAACCTGACGCTGACCAACCTCACCCGCACGATCTACCTCGCCAAGACCTGGGTCCACTACCTGACCCTCTGCCAGAAGATCTACACAGATATGAGCGCCAACGTGACGGACGCCATTAGGACGCTGGAAGCGGGGGACCTGGCCGGCGCCGTCAGCAAGATGGATTGGGCCGCGATGCAGCCGAGCGAGTGCGACCTTCTGATGTTCCAGGGCGACGGAAGCTCTGACTGGGGAGCCAACCCCTTGTCGCATCAGGATAATTACGCCGCGTTGTTGGCTTTCACCGCTTTGGCCATTTTACGCTCCCTAAATTGa